The DNA region gaactgaaaatggtcgtctcctatcacaaaacgtagaaaacgttgatgttctgtagcaattggcacgtggagataagcatctttgatgtctattgaggcaaggaagtctcctctggacattgaggcaatgacagagcggagggtttccatccggaacctcctggcgtgcacatgtttgttgagccgttttaggtccagaacaggacggaacgagccgtccttttttggaaccacaaagagattggagtaaaacccttgcccttgttcctgaggagggactgggataaccactccttccgcttttagggaatccaccgcctgcagcagagcatctgctcggtctggacgtggggaggttctgaagaaccgagctggaggacgagaattgaactcgattctgtacccgcgagacaagatgtccgtcacccaccggtctttgacctgtgacatccaaatgccggaaaagcgggagagcctgcccccgaccggcgatgcggaggggggggggctggaagtcatgaggtagccgctttggaagcggtacctccatttgctttcttggggcgtgtgtgagtccgccacgaatctgagtttctttgcgtcctctgagtccctttggacgaggtaaatggtgtcttgcccgaacctcgaaaggactgaaacctctgctgccactttttctgctgaggtttggatgttctgggttgtggtaaagaggagtccttacccttggactgcttaatgatgtcagccaatggctcgccaaacagtctatctctagacaaaggcaaactggttaaacattttttggaaccagcatctgctttccagtcctttaaccacaaggctctgcgcaaaactaccgaattggcggacgccattgaggtgcgactggtagattctaggaccgcattgatagcgtaagacgcaaacgccgacatctgcgtggtaaggtgcgccacttgcggcactgctggatgtatgatagcatccacttttgctaagccagctgaaatagcctggagtgcccatacggctgcgaatgccggagcaaacgacgcgccgatagcttcatagacagattttaaccaaaggtccatctgtctgtcattggcatctttaagtgaagcgccatcctccactgcaactatggatctagctgcaagtttggaaatcggggggtctacctttggacactgtgtccagcgcttgaccacctcaggggggaaagggaaacgcgtatctttagatcgtttagagaaacgcctttctgggtgagcgtcgtgcttctggattgattctctgaagtcagcgtgatccaacaaagcactcaatttacgcttgggataaaggaaacgaaacttctcctgctccgcagccgcctcttctgctgaaggggctgggggagaaatatccaacagcctattgatggctgagataaggtcgtttaccatggcatccccatccggggtatccaggttgagaggggttccaggagtggattcctgatcactctcatcagacacatcacagggagactgattgcgctgagaccctgagcagtgtgatgacgtcgagggtctttcccagcgagctcgcttagggtggctggggctatcatctgagtcataatcctcggcctgtgaagccggggacccccctgtgggctggatacattccaagtgagggggacctgaggacagaggcctcgccgtgcccagagactgagccccatgcatagattgcaaggtctcaaggatttttgccatagacacagacatattatctgcaaaaactgcaaagtccgtccctgtcaccggggcagaacttacaagcgtctcagcctgggtcgctacctctcctgactccggctggcgaagcagcaccgggtcggagcattgcacacaatgggggtcatcggagcctgctggtagattagccccacatgcagcacacgcagtatacacagccctttttgccttggcagccttgcgttttgaggatggcatgttgctgcttccacagagcgatctgggatatgcagccagaagcgacctcacagtgcaagaaatacaatatctatatatctgtacccagtacactgatacacagtgaggcactagagggaccagcacagaaaaatcgcttaccgcccgcttaaaaagcgggtgtgtggtcgccagatagcccctagtccaggtctcccagagccttgcgtccttcctccagccagactgcatgtaatggctgccggcgtctcgagagaggaaggggggcgggccctgggcgttcctggccaagagcgggaagcctgcttccctctgtgcctagtgtgagggctggagcatgtaaatcaggctccagccctcgtcgctgcttgcgaacagcgtctctcccctaccctgaatgacagggtgggggcgggaacgaaacggagcagccggcgtcctaggcccaaaaagccggggactaaagttataaccgccgccgccgtaaaagcgcggacggcggatccccggcgcaccacaagtcacagcagcgccgcccggtccagagggggtcggcgctgcgttcccaaacacaaacaatcccccagtaatctgtagggacactagctccaacgttgcggtccccggcgcactacaacacccagccagcccggagtgtgtctgtgcctgccggggacacagagtacctgtatgatgcagggcctgtccctgatcgtactcctgctccgtctccatcaggttctaatgggtctgtggatggagcccggcgtcagagctgagaggccggcaggatcccacttccacagagccctaccaggggatgtggaaggaaaacagcatgtcaggctccagccctgtaccagcaataggtacctcaaccttacaacaccatccaggggtgagaagggagcatgctggggacactatatgtgtcctcttttcttccatccgaaatagtcagcagctactgctgactaaaatctgtggagctatgcatggaatgtctgacctccttcgcacacaaagctaaaactggagaacccgtgataccacggagggggggtatagccagagggggaggggccttgcacttttaatgtagtgctttgtgtggcctccagagggcagtagctataccccaatcgtctgggtctcccaatagagcgctgaagaaaaagagaattttgttacttaccgtaaattctttttcttatagttccgtattgggagacccagaccatgaagggcacacaacaccgctgtatacacactgtatataggtgcagtgtatacaggatatggggggacacactgtatatatgtgcggtgtatacaggatatgggtggacgcactgtatataggtgcggtgtatacaggatatgggtggacacactgtatagaggtgtggtgtatacaggatatgggtggacacactgtatataggtgcggtgtatacaggatatgggtggacacactgtatataggtgcggtgtatacaggatatgggtggacgcactgtatataggtgcggtgtatacaggatatgggtggacacactatataggtgcggtgtatacaggatatgggtggacacgctgtatataggtgcggtgtatacaggatatgggtggacacactgtatataggggcggtgtatacaggatatgggtggacacgctgtatataggtgcggtgtatacatgataggggtggacacgctgtatataggtgcggtgtatataggatacgggtgggcacactgtatataggtgcggtgtatacaggatacgggtggacacactgtatataggtgcggtgtatacaggatatgggtggacgcactgtatataggtgcggtgtatacaggatatgggtggacacactgtatataggtgcggtgtatacaggatatgggtggacacactgtatataggtgcggtgtatacaggataggggtggacacactgtatataggtgcggtgtatacaggatatgggtggacacactgtatataggtgcggtgtatacaggatatgggtggacacactgtatataggtgcggtgtatacaggataggggtggacacactgtatatagttgtggtgtatacaggatatgggtggacacgctgtatataggtgcggtgtatacaggatatgggtggacacactgtatataggtgcggtgtatacaggatatgggtgggcacactgtatataggtgcggtgtatacaggatatgggtggacacactgtatataggtgcggtgtatacaggatatgggtggacacgctgtatataggtgcggcgtatacaggatatgggtggacacgctgtatataggtgcggcgtatacaggatatgggtggacacgctgtatataggtacggtgtatacaggatatgggtgggcacactgtatataggtgcagtgtatacaggatatgggtggacacactgtatataggtgcggtgtatacaggatatgggtgggaacactgtatataggtgcggtgtatacaggatatgggtggacacgctgtatataggtgcggtgtatacaggatatgggtggacacgctgtatataggtgcggtgtatacaggatatgggtgggcacgctgtatagaggtgcggtgtatacaggatatgggtgggcacgctgtatataggtgcgttgtatacaggatatgggtggacacactgtatataggtgcagtgtatacaggatatgggtggacacactgtatataggtgcggtgtatacaggatatgggtggacacactgtatataggtgcagtgtatacaggatatgggtggatacgctgtatataggtgcggtgtatacaggatatgggtggacacactgtatataggtgcagtgtatacaggatatgggtggatacgctgtatataggtgcggtgtatacaggatatgggtggatacactgtatataggtgcggtgtatacaggatatgggtggatacactgtatataggtgcagtgtatacaggatatgggtggacacactgtatataggtgcggtgtatacaggatatgggtggatacactgtatataggtgcggtgtatacaggatatgggtggatacactgtatataggtgcggtgtatacaggatatgggtgggcacactgtatataggtgcggtgtatacaggatatgggtggacacgctgtatataggtgcggtgtatacaggatatgggtggacacactgtatataggtgcggtgtatacaggatatgggtggacacgctgtatataggtgcggtgtatacaggatacgggtggacacgctgtatagaggtgcggtgtatacaggatatgggtggacacactgtatataggtgcggtgtatacaggatatgggtggacacactgtatataggtgcggtgtatacaggatatgggtggacacgctgtatataggtgcggtgtatacaggatatgggtgggcacactgtatataggtgcggtgtatagaagatatgggtggacacgctgtatataggtgcggtgtatacaggatatgggtggacacgctgtatataggtgcgatgtatacaggatatgggtggacacactgtatataggtgcggtgtatacaggatatgggtggacacgctgtatataggtgcggtgtatacaggatatgggtggacacactgtatataggtgcggtgtatacaggatatgggtggacacactgtatataggtgcggtgtatacaggatatgggtgggcacactgtatataggtgcggtgtatacaggatatgggtggacacgctgtatataggtgcggtgtatacaggatatgggtggacacgctgtatagaggtgcagtgtatacaggatatgggtggacacactgtatataggtgcggtgtatacaggatatgggtggaaacactgtatacaggatatgggtggatacactgtatataggtgcagtgtatacaggatatgggtggatacactgtatataggtgtggtgtatacaggatatgggtgggcacactgtacataggtgcggtgtatacaggatatgggtggatacactgtatataggtgcggtgtatacaggatatgggtggacacgctgtatataggtgtggtgtatacaggatatgggtgggcacactgtatataggtgcggtgtatacaggatatgggtgggcacggtgtatacaggatatgggtgggcacactgtatacccTTCACAGGGGCATTCCTGCACCgctcctgtatataccccacaggtgcatTCCTGCAGTGCCCCTTGCCCCAGTATATACCTCACGGGAATTTCTGCAGCGCCCCCTGCCCCGGTATATACCTCACATAGGGGCATTCCTGTAGCGCCCCCTGCCCCGGTATATACCTCACATAGGGGCATTCCTGTAGCGCCCCCTGCCCCGGTATATACCTCACATAGGGGCATTCCTGTAGCGCCCCCTGCCCCGGTATATACCTAACATAGGGGCATTCCTGTAGCGCCCCCTGCCCCGGTATATACCTAACATAGGGGCATTCCTGTAGCGCCCCCTGCCCCGGTATATACCTCACATAGGGGCATTCCTGTAGCGCCCCCTGCCCCGGTATATACCCCCacgggagaggggggggggtggtCGCTTCCACTCTCAATCCACCACACAGAAGGTTTCAAATAATTCTCTTTATACAAGAAAGTCTACAATTAAAAACCAGCCCCCCGGGTGTCCCCATGTATGCACCAGCCCCTGAAAAAAAGGGGTGGAGGGGGAATAGAGTCTGTGTCATCACTCTTCCCCCGCGATCCGTGTCCTAGAGGTAGAGAGGAGGGAGCTCTGCGCGGCCCGTCCTCATTACTGGGGTGTACAGTCTCTGTCTGCAGCTGGAGGGAGTAAGGCAGAGGGGGAGGTGACGAGGGGGCTCAGGACCATCAGCAGAGGGGGTCACGGGGGCTCATCGTCACCACAGCCGATGCTGGTGTAGATTGCGACTTAGAACAGAGCGGACATCAGCCGTGAACCTGGGggagaaaaatgaaaaaagtcaTTCTGAAATCGGGAGAGCCACCGCGCTCTCCCCTGGCCCGCACCCCCGCGCCCTCCCCCGCGCCGCCCCCCGCGCCACAAGCTCTCCCCCCGCGCCACAGCTCTCCCCTGGCCCGCACCCCCCGCTGGCCCGCACCACAGCTCTCCCCTGGCCCGCACCCCCCGCGCCCTCCCCCGCGCCGCCCCCGCGCCACAAGCTCTCCCCCGCGCCACAGCTCTCCCCTGGCCCGCACCCCCCGCTGGCCCGCACCACAGCTCTCCCCTGGCCCGCACCCCCGCGCCCTCCCCCGCGCCGCCCCCACGCCACAAGCTCTCCCCCGCGCCACAGCTCTCCCCTGGCCCGCCCCCCCAGCTCTTACCCGGGCCGCCCCCCGCGCCACAGCTCTCCCCTGGCCCGCCCCCCCAGCTCTTCCCCGGGCCGCCCCCCCGCGCCACAGCTctcccccgggccgcccccctcgCCACAGCTctcccccgggccgcccccctcgCCACAGCTctcccccgggccgcccccctcgCCACAGCTCtcccccgggccgccccccgcgCCACAGCTCtcccccgggccgccccccgcgCCACAGCTctcccccgggccgcccccctcgCCACAGCTCtcccccgggccgccccccgcgCCACAGCTctcccccgggccgcccccctcgCCACAGCTctcccccgggccgcccccctcgCCACAGCTctcccccgggccgcccccctcgCCACAGCTctcccccgggccgcccccctcgCCACAGCTctcccccgggccgcccccctcgCCACAGCTctcccccgggccgcccccctcgCCACAGCTCtccccccgggccgcccccctcgCCACAGCTCtcccccgggccgccccccgcgCCACAGCTCtcccccgggccgccccccgcgCCACAGCTCtcccccgggccgccccccgcgCCACAGCTCTCCCCCGGGGCCGCCCCCCGCGCCACAGCTCTCCCCCGGGCCGCCCCCCCGCGCCACAGCTCTCCCCCGGGGCCGCCCCCCCtctcccccgggccgccccctcgccACAGCTCTCCCCCGGGCCGCCCCCCCGCGCCACAGCTctcccccgggcggccccctcgcCACAGCtctcccccgggccgccccctcgccACAGCTCtcccccgggccgccccccgcgCCACAGCtctcccccgggccgccccctcgccACAGCTCTCCCCCGGGCCGCCCCCGCGCCACAGCTCTCCCCCGGGCCTGTCTCTACTCACCTTAAGGCGTCCAACATGGGAAGCAGATTCAGAAGAGCAGTATCACTGGGATCACTGAACCACGACTTGATTGGAATCGCGTTATCTACAATAGACAGAGGAATGGGTCCGTTAGCAGTCTACAAGGGGAAACAACAGGAAGCAGGGTCAATATGGTTATGGTGGGCCATGAGGagtgggctcagtggttagcagtaacCAGCACTGTATGATGGCACATGACAGGAGTGGGATCAGTGGTTAGCAGTAACCAGCACTGTATGATGGCCCATGACAtgagttggctcagtggttagcactgtatgatggcccaTGACATGagtgggctcagtggttagcagtgtatgATGGCCCATGACATGagtgggctcagtggttagcagtgtatgATGGCACATGACAGGAGTGGGCTCATTTTTTAGCAGTGTATGATGGCACATGACATGagtgggctcagtggttagcagtaacCAGCACTGTATGATGGCACATGACAGGagtgggctcagtggttagcactgtatgatggcaCATGACATGagtgggctcagtggttagcagtaacCAGCACTGTATGATGGCACATGACAGGagtgggctcagtggttagcactgtatgatgggATGCGGATATGTGGGAACTTATACTGATGTCAGTACCTGGATGACTTCGATATGCTCCCGGCGAGTTGTCTAGAATGACCACACTGGACAGGTCACTGTGCACTACAGACAGATCTTTAATATAGCTGCCCAGCTCCAGCGTGCAATGCTGAGGAGAGAGGATAGATTACTCACTGATCCACCAATTACTCACTGATCCCCAACAACAGCAAGAACCAGCAACCAAGACTACATGTTAGGCCGGGGTCACATCATCCAATATGAGAGAATCGGGTTGATTGTGCTAACGACAGTCAGAtcagactctgctgcgagcgtgaccgaGAGCCATCACTGTGATCCcagtctctgctgcgagcgtgaccgaGAGCCATCGCTGTGATCCcagtctctgctgcgagcgtgaccgaGAGCCATCGCTGTGATCCcagtctctgctgcgagcgtgaccgaGAGCCATCGCTGTGATCCcagtctctgctgcgagcgtgaccgaGAGCCATCGCTGTGAACCgagtctctgctgcgagcgtgaccgaGAGCCATCGCTGTGAACCgagtctctgctgcgagcgtgaccgaGAGCCATCGCTGTGATCAgagtctctgctgcgagcgtgaccgaGAGCCATCGCTGTGAACCgagtctctgctgcgagcgtgaccgaGAGCCATCGCTGTGAACCgagtctctgctgcgagcgtgaccgaGAGCCATCGCTGTGAACCgagtctctgctgcgagcgtgaccgaGAGCCATCGCTGTGATCAgagtctctgctgcgagcgtgaccgaGAGCCATCGCTGTGATCAgagtctctgctgcgagcgtgaccgaGAGCCATCGCTGTGATCAgagtctctgctgcgagcgtgaccgaGAGCCATCGCTGTGATCCgagtctctgctgcgagcgtgaccaCTGTCATTTTGTCATATGTGAGAATTGGAGCACAGGTGCGGAGATGATGAGATATTAGGGGAGAGGCGGGGAAAGGGCGATAGAGGGGGGCGGGCGACCGAGGGAACAGACGGAGGGGGGCGGGCGACCGAGGGAACAGACGGAGGGGGGCGGGCGACCGAGGGAACAGACGGAGGGGGGGCGGGCGTGACCGAGGGAACAGACGGAGGGGGGCGGGCGGGCGACCGAGGGAACCGACGGAGGGGGGCGGGCGACCGAGGGAACCGACGGAGGGGGGCGGGCGACCGAGGGAACAGACGGAGGGGGGCGGGCGACCGAGGGAACAGACGGAGGGGGGCGGGCGACCGAGGGGAACAGACGGAGGGGGGGCGGGCGACCGAGGGAACAGACGGAGGGGGGGCGGGCGACCGAGGGAACAGACGGAGGGGGGCGGGCGACCGAGGGAACAGACGGAGGGGGGCGGGCGACCGAGGGAACAGACGGAGGGGGGCGGGCGACCGAGGGAACAGACGGAGGGGGGCGGGCGACCGAGGGAACAGACGGAGGGGGGGGGCGGCGACCGAGGGAACAGACGGAGGGGGGGCGGGCGACCGAGGGAACAGACGGAGGGGGGGCGGGCGACCGAGGGAACAGACGGAGGGGGGCGGGCGACCGAGGGAACAGACGGAGGGGGGGCGGGCGACCGAGGGAACAGACGGAGGGGGGCGGGCGACCGAGGGAACAGACGGAGGGGGGCGGGCGACCGAGGGAACAGACGGAGGGGGGCGGGCGACCGAGGGAACAGACGGAGGGGGGCGGGCGACCGAGGGAACAGACGGAGGGGGGGCGGGCGACCGAGGGAACAGACGGAGGGGGGCGGGCGACCGAGGGAACAGACGGAGGGGGGCGGGCGACCGAGGGAACAGACGGAGGGGGGCGGGCGACCGAGGGAACAGACGGAGGGGGGCGGGCGACCGAGGGAACAGACGGAGGGGGGCGGGCGACCGAGGGAACAGACGGAGGGGGGCGGGCGACCGAGGGAACAGACGGAGGGGGGCGGGCGACCGAGGGAACAGACGGAGGGGGGCGGGCGACCGAGGGAACAGACGGAGGGGGGCGGGCGACCGAGGGAACAGACGGAGGGGGGCGGGCGACCGAGGGAACAGACGGAGGGGGGCGGGCGACCGAGGGAACAGACGGAGGGGGGCGGGCGACCGAGGGAACAGACGGAGGGGGGCGGGCGACCGAGGGAACAGACGGAGGGGGGCGGGCGACCGAGGGAACAGACGGAGGGGGGCGGGCGACAGGGGTAGGGGTACAGACAAGGAGGCAGACGACGGAGGGGGGAGTGGGGGTTGGTGGGTCAGTGATGCCGACTTCTATCCTGGACTACGACTTCCGACATAACCCCAGTCACAAGACCAACAGGGGTAACAATGGGGGACAGTTGTGGGGGTCAGTGGTGAAGACCTCTCCCGCACTATGAGGACATACCCCAGTTGGTCTCGTGGTGGGGTCAGTGATTAAACCTTCTCCCGGATTACGACTGCATACCCCACAGTTGGTCTCGTGGGGCTCACCTGTCTGTAGAAGCGCCTCCTCAGGACGCCTCGGTTATTATCCAGTTTATCGGCCACGGCGGACCCGTAGATCTCCATACTGGCTGTGAATACCACAAGCTCGTACCACTGACTGACCTGCAGGAAAGTCGCCATTACTACAAGCGGAGGGGCAGAAAACGTCACAATGGGGTCTCCACGCTCTACTCACCCACAATGGGGTCTCCACGCTCTACTCACCACCTCCAGGAAGAAGTCCACGTGTGGCCGCTTATGTACAAAGAACCTCACTGGGTGTTTATCTATGACGACCTGTGAAGAGGAGGAAGCGGGTGTTGAGCGAGCGGGGGTAGCCACACTCGCCGGCGGCATCACATTCGCGGGAGGCACCACACTCACCTTTAGTATAAAATCAGGGGGTGTCCCTGGACGGACAGTCGGCCGTAGTACCCCATCATGATGAGAGTGAATCAATGTCTCATCTAAGTCCAGGACCAGGACCTTCTTCTTAACCTGGTCTGAAAGACACAGGTGACGAGCAAGTCAAGCAGAGGCACTACAACCCCCCGCAGGTGCCAGTGGCAAAGCTCTACAGGGTGGAGGGTACAGTGACGCCCCCACAGCAGAGCGCAGCCCCCACAGCAGAGCGCAGCCCCCACAGCAGAGCGCAGCCCCCACAGCAGAGCGCAGCCCCCACAGCAGAGCGCAGCCCCCACAGCAGAGCGCAGCCCGGACACGTCATTACTTACTGAGGCGGTTCCTGGAGGAAGGAGAAAGCGGAAGGATGTCATATCTGACCGTCTGATACTGGATGACCTGTGGGAGGAGAAGCAGAAACGCCATAAATTTCCAGCTCTGACTGCCCCTAGTCTCGTTGGTCAGAATTCACACCTGTCTCCCAGGAACGTGTCTGCTGCCTCCCTGCTTCTGTGAGTGACCTCATCCTGCGTCTCTACGTGTTTTCTCTGGCCCCTCTCCTGTGAGATGTGTAATGTTAGAGGTCTCGTCGTGCCTCCCAGAATTCCCCCACAAACCTGAAACCTGCATGCGTTCCATGTGTCACGTGTGAACACATCTGGATTTCACCCTGGTTCTTCACTATTTCGTCCTGAATTTCAACATTTACTAGGGCTTGATATTTCCGGCTCTTTTTCGGCCCAGTTTGGGTGTCTATACCTCACATCGCGAGACTTGCTGTGGTCTCTTCCCAACTGCTTAATCATCAAGGCAACTTGTGTCCTACACCCCAGCAGAGACTTCCGTAACCTTCAGATCTGTCCTAAGGAGATCACGTGTGCCAGATATTTCTGGAGCAATATTTCTGAAGAGTCTAGCCAGATAACCACGGCAAGTGGCCAG from Anomaloglossus baeobatrachus isolate aAnoBae1 unplaced genomic scaffold, aAnoBae1.hap1 Scaffold_138, whole genome shotgun sequence includes:
- the CTDNEP1 gene encoding CTD nuclear envelope phosphatase 1; amino-acid sequence: MMRTPGLLGLRGFLAFTAKLWKFMAFLLLLPQVIQYQTVRYDILPLSPSSRNRLNQVKKKVLVLDLDETLIHSHHDGVLRPTVRPGTPPDFILKVVIDKHPVRFFVHKRPHVDFFLEVVSQWYELVVFTASMEIYGSAVADKLDNNRGVLRRRFYRQHCTLELGSYIKDLSVVHSDLSSVVILDNSPGAYRSHPDNAIPIKSWFSDPSDTALLNLLPMLDALRFTADVRSVLSRNLHQHRLW